Genomic segment of Bacillota bacterium:
AGCACGTCGCCCAGCTCCTCGCACAGCTTGGCATCGTCGCCCGTGTTGATGGCGTCCAGCACCTCGTATGCTTCCTCCAGCAGGTAGGGACGCAGCGTCTCGTGCGTCTGCTCACGGTCCCAGGGGCACCCTCCGGGTCCGCGCAAGCGCGCCACCACATGCACCAGCCCGGCGAAATCGCGTCGGCTGTCGGGGGCAAGGGGTGGCACATGCACGCTAGTCAGGTGGTCTACCGGCACGCGGTCCAGCTGATAAAGAGGTATCGTCTCCACCCGCTGCTGCCCTTTCACACCTGCTGCGCGTACGACGTCGACCGGGTGGTCTTCGGGATAGTAGCGCATCAGCAGCAGCTTCAAATCAGATGCCACAAAACGGTCGTACACCTGATAATACAGCACGTGCATCCACTGGTCGGGCACGAAGCGCGTCGCGCTCAGAGCATCGATGAGCTGAACGCCGTCGGTAAGGCACAATCCCAGCGCTTCCAGCGTCGGCTCCAGAAAGCTGCTGCTGCCGACCACCTGCACGGCAACGCCCTGCGCGCGGGCGCGCTCCAGCAGCAGGCGCACGCTCTCCTCTGCCACCAGCGGATGCCCCGGCACCGCATACACGATGTCCCCCTTCTGCGCCTGCGTCAACAGCTCTTCCACCATCTGCGCATAGAGGGCGTCGAAACTCTCTGCCCGCTCGTACAGCGCGTCAAACGATTGAAAGGCAATTCCCGCCTCGCGCAGGGCATCCACCGTCGGATGTATCGCCGTGCGCAGCCACACCGGCTGCCCCGAACGCAATGCTTCCCATGCCCGCGCAGACAAAGCAGCGGGGTCACCTGCCCCCAGACCGACTATGGTAATCATGACCGTTCGACCTGTAACCTCCCGCATTCGTCGTCCCCTCAGATTTTAGCACAATATGAGGCAGTATACCTCTGGTAGGCGGTTACGCAGCTGAGAGGCTGTTCATCGGTTCGCGAGAACGAGCGACATCATCTGTCATTGTGAGCTGAGCGAAGAATCTCTTCTAACGGGCTGAGATGCTTCACTTGCGTTCAGCATGACAGAAAGGCGTCTCTGCAATTACTGAACTGGCACGACGCGCTGCGTGACCATCGCAACTGCGTAACTCCTACTTTGGGCACCACATATCTGTAGAGGAATGCCCAAACCGTATCACGAAAAAGGTTCTGGAGGTGAATCACTAGTGCCCGACGACAAGTGCCGGCAACAGATACTGGCAAGCATTGCTCAACTGAAAAAAACGCTGGGGGAAAAGACGCCGCCAAATGAGCGCACCACCTGCATCTGGGTTATCGAGCCGCTGCTGGAAGCGGCGGGATACAGCCGTTTCGACTGGATTGCCGAGGGCACCGACGCCACCGGCAACAAACCCGATTACCGCGTGTTGCCTTACAGCCCCCACCAGTGGCTGGTCGAGGCGAAAGCCTGGAACCACACCCTGTCGGACGCGGATGCCAACCAGCTCACCTCCTACGCCAACACGAATCACATCCGCTGGGCGGTGCTGACTAACGGGCAGGAATGGCGGCTGTATGACGCCAGCATCTTCGGCACGGTGCAGGAACGGCTGATGGCGCAGGCGGGGCTGGATGAACCAGAGGTACTGGCGAACCTGCTGTGCGCCCTGCGCAAAGATGCCGTGCAGTCTGACGAGACCGAACGCGTCGCCCGTCGGCTGCGCATGGAGCGGGAGATGAGAGCGCAACTATGTGACGAAAACAGCCCGATGGTCCACACGATAGCCCAACAGTTAGGGCAGCGCACGAAAGTGGAATACACCGTTCAGGAAGTAGTACAGTTTTTTCACAAACTGATCGGGTGCGGCAATGGACCTGACCTGCGATGGTATCCGCTAGATGAACTGGCACGAAACGCGAGGGAGCTGGCGATGGGCAAAAAGCCTGCTCTCGTTCAATTCCCGGATGGTCGCGAGGAACGGGTTTCCACATGGAAGGAATTGACCATAGCCGTGTTGCAGTGGTTCGGCGACCGGCTGCCGCCACCGCCACAGCCGCACACCAAAGGCAGTAAGCGGTGTCTGTATCACGAAAAACCGGAGCACGGGCGTACACCGATGATTAGCCCATATGCAATAAGCATCGCAGGCAGGCGCTTGTATGTAGAGATGAGCGTAAGTTCCGCAGAGACGTTAGCTGCCTTAG
This window contains:
- a CDS encoding type I restriction enzyme HsdR N-terminal domain-containing protein; translation: MPDDKCRQQILASIAQLKKTLGEKTPPNERTTCIWVIEPLLEAAGYSRFDWIAEGTDATGNKPDYRVLPYSPHQWLVEAKAWNHTLSDADANQLTSYANTNHIRWAVLTNGQEWRLYDASIFGTVQERLMAQAGLDEPEVLANLLCALRKDAVQSDETERVARRLRMEREMRAQLCDENSPMVHTIAQQLGQRTKVEYTVQEVVQFFHKLIGCGNGPDLRWYPLDELARNARELAMGKKPALVQFPDGREERVSTWKELTIAVLQWFGDRLPPPPQPHTKGSKRCLYHEKPEHGRTPMISPYAISIAGRRLYVEMSVSSAETLAALAYLCECVGESPSGFRIAIGER
- the mazG gene encoding nucleoside triphosphate pyrophosphohydrolase, which encodes MITIVGLGAGDPAALSARAWEALRSGQPVWLRTAIHPTVDALREAGIAFQSFDALYERAESFDALYAQMVEELLTQAQKGDIVYAVPGHPLVAEESVRLLLERARAQGVAVQVVGSSSFLEPTLEALGLCLTDGVQLIDALSATRFVPDQWMHVLYYQVYDRFVASDLKLLLMRYYPEDHPVDVVRAAGVKGQQRVETIPLYQLDRVPVDHLTSVHVPPLAPDSRRDFAGLVHVVARLRGPGGCPWDREQTHETLRPYLLEEAYEVLDAINTGDDAKLCEELGDVLLQVVLHAQLAQEESRFDIQDVVSSQCEKLVRRHPHVFGEVQVADSDEVLRNWERIKAEENRHAPKQSVMDGVIPSLPALVFAMEVSKRAVKVGFEWPDLNGVLDKFREEQEELAEAIAQGDRSRIEAEIGDLLFTLVNIARHLKVDAEQALHAMVRRFIGRFQQMEAMAREQGKPLEQLSLEEWDALWEAAKRNSQEGK